A stretch of Caenibius tardaugens NBRC 16725 DNA encodes these proteins:
- a CDS encoding TetR/AcrR family transcriptional regulator has product MTDAPTDASLPVKRKRGRPAGRTPLQEESLRQTRAAILGATASLLSSKTYVETTIDDIIRTAGIGRTTFYLHFESKFALAIAIVDSIATDWHELFLELAAIPARDIEKLIAWIATLSDLYIDHGYVSQLAVQLPVFEPKFEERLQKDRNDLIDLLGQAGVGGFAIAARTPAGEPLSRERAQAHLLLVRLDRLCHDFSRGLLWSAEDMAIQVRLVAEELSAFLSLPATRRA; this is encoded by the coding sequence ATGACTGACGCACCCACCGATGCCAGCCTTCCGGTCAAGCGCAAACGCGGCCGCCCCGCCGGACGCACGCCGCTGCAGGAAGAAAGTCTGCGCCAGACACGCGCGGCCATTCTGGGGGCAACCGCCAGCCTTCTGAGCTCCAAGACCTATGTAGAAACCACGATTGACGACATCATCCGCACTGCGGGAATCGGTCGCACGACGTTCTACCTGCATTTTGAATCGAAATTCGCTCTCGCCATCGCCATCGTCGACAGCATCGCCACGGACTGGCACGAACTGTTCCTCGAACTGGCCGCGATCCCCGCGCGTGATATCGAAAAGTTGATCGCATGGATCGCGACGTTGAGCGATCTTTACATCGATCACGGCTACGTCTCCCAACTGGCGGTGCAGCTTCCGGTTTTTGAGCCGAAATTCGAAGAACGGCTGCAGAAAGACCGTAACGACCTGATCGATCTGCTGGGCCAGGCTGGCGTTGGCGGCTTTGCCATTGCCGCACGTACCCCCGCCGGCGAACCCTTGTCGCGCGAACGGGCGCAGGCACACCTCCTGCTGGTGCGGCTGGACCGGTTGTGCCACGATTTTTCACGTGGCCTGCTCTGGTCGGCAGAGGATATGGCGATTCAGGTCAGGCTGGTTGCCGAAGAACTCTCAGCGTTTCTTTCGCTTCCCGCAACAAGGCGGGCATAA
- a CDS encoding FAD-dependent oxidoreductase, which yields MSNALPHLISEGRIGSMVLRNRIAVPAMGVSMAEPDGHCGERIIRYHEEQARGGVGLIITGVAGVAWPIGGNQLNQIAISDDRFLPGLTALTTAVHKHGAKIAAQIHHGGLVAQVDMLEGRPMWAPDYPPAPKTDFTAAFIPEEIAQMAKPTEPVTLKIMTVEDIALVIRQFAEAGVRAKTAGFDAVEIHGGHGYLLSSFISPKTNGRTDDYGGSRENRIRFLLEVIRAVRAAVGPDFPVWCKLDSREVGKEGGLTIDDAIWNAQQAEAAGVDAICVTAYHDTDQPKLHSGSHTPHTPGLNIPFAAQIKAAVKVPVIASGRIEPEVGDKAIADGSLDFVAMGRKMLADPHLPAKLTAGRQEDVLPCIYCYTCISAIYVNDSARCAVNPETGFEFKRPDRKNGDARRKRVVVIGGGPGGMESARRMDALGHEVVLLEKGDKLGGTLRFASLAYAANERLLDWLQRQIKASKVDVRLKADATADLIRALNPDEVIVATGARRAMPPIPGSDQAHVLSGDDMRQLMLGQSSDELKRKTGWLARTATRIGAATGITDNLEFVRKATHQWMPLGQNVVIIGGELVGLELAEFLGERGRRVTVIDEQQRLGRGLTIVRRMRLLEELREHGIDLRGGVSGIRIDADAVRFADEHGQEQAVPCDQVIVAQGATGDVALAEELKAAGLSVHCVGDALGVTYIEGAMRGAADLVDRIG from the coding sequence ATGAGCAATGCGCTTCCCCACCTGATTTCCGAAGGCCGGATCGGGTCCATGGTCCTGCGCAACCGTATCGCGGTACCCGCGATGGGTGTCAGCATGGCGGAACCCGATGGCCATTGTGGCGAACGGATCATTCGCTATCACGAGGAGCAGGCCAGGGGAGGCGTGGGGCTGATTATTACCGGTGTGGCAGGCGTTGCCTGGCCGATCGGTGGCAACCAGCTCAACCAGATTGCCATTTCCGATGACCGGTTTCTGCCGGGTCTGACGGCGCTCACCACGGCGGTGCATAAACACGGCGCGAAGATCGCGGCACAAATACACCATGGCGGTCTGGTCGCGCAGGTTGATATGCTGGAAGGGCGGCCGATGTGGGCGCCGGATTATCCCCCGGCACCCAAGACTGATTTTACCGCGGCCTTCATACCTGAAGAGATCGCGCAGATGGCCAAGCCGACGGAACCGGTCACGCTCAAGATCATGACGGTCGAGGATATCGCGCTGGTTATTCGCCAGTTTGCCGAAGCTGGCGTGCGCGCGAAAACGGCCGGGTTCGATGCTGTCGAAATTCACGGTGGACACGGGTATCTGCTATCCAGCTTCATTTCGCCCAAGACCAATGGCCGGACGGATGACTATGGCGGCTCGCGCGAAAACCGTATCCGTTTCCTGCTGGAGGTGATCCGCGCGGTGCGTGCGGCCGTGGGGCCGGATTTCCCGGTCTGGTGCAAGCTCGATTCCCGCGAAGTCGGCAAGGAAGGCGGCCTGACGATCGATGACGCGATCTGGAATGCCCAGCAGGCCGAGGCGGCGGGCGTCGATGCGATCTGCGTCACCGCCTATCACGATACCGATCAGCCCAAGCTGCATTCGGGATCGCACACCCCGCACACCCCGGGGCTGAACATTCCGTTCGCGGCGCAAATCAAGGCGGCGGTCAAGGTGCCGGTGATCGCATCAGGTCGGATCGAACCCGAAGTGGGCGACAAGGCGATTGCCGATGGCAGCCTCGATTTCGTGGCGATGGGGCGCAAGATGCTGGCCGATCCGCATCTGCCTGCCAAGCTGACGGCAGGCCGCCAGGAAGACGTTCTGCCATGTATCTATTGCTACACTTGCATCAGCGCCATCTATGTCAACGATTCCGCGCGGTGTGCGGTTAATCCTGAAACGGGCTTCGAATTCAAACGCCCCGACAGGAAAAATGGCGATGCCAGGCGTAAACGCGTGGTGGTGATCGGCGGCGGTCCGGGGGGGATGGAATCCGCCCGGCGGATGGATGCGCTGGGGCACGAGGTGGTTCTGCTGGAAAAGGGTGACAAGCTGGGCGGCACGCTGCGTTTCGCTTCGTTGGCCTATGCCGCGAACGAGCGTCTGCTTGACTGGCTGCAGCGGCAGATCAAGGCATCGAAGGTCGATGTGCGGCTGAAAGCCGATGCGACGGCGGATCTGATCCGTGCGCTCAATCCCGATGAAGTGATTGTGGCCACCGGTGCACGCCGCGCCATGCCGCCAATTCCCGGATCGGATCAGGCGCATGTCCTGTCAGGCGATGATATGCGTCAGCTCATGCTGGGGCAGAGCTCGGACGAGCTCAAGCGCAAGACGGGCTGGCTGGCCCGCACTGCAACCCGGATAGGTGCGGCCACCGGCATTACCGACAATCTCGAATTCGTACGCAAGGCGACTCACCAGTGGATGCCGCTGGGGCAGAATGTCGTGATTATCGGCGGCGAACTGGTCGGGCTGGAACTGGCCGAATTTCTGGGCGAGCGGGGGCGCAGGGTCACCGTGATCGACGAACAGCAGCGGCTGGGCCGGGGGCTGACCATTGTCCGCCGTATGCGCCTGCTTGAGGAGTTGCGCGAACACGGAATCGATCTGCGCGGTGGTGTATCGGGTATCCGGATCGATGCGGATGCTGTCCGTTTCGCAGACGAGCACGGGCAGGAACAGGCGGTGCCCTGCGATCAGGTTATCGTCGCGCAAGGGGCAACGGGCGATGTTGCGCTGGCCGAGGAATTGAAGGCGGCCGGGCTTTCCGTTCACTGCGTCGGCGATGCGCTGGGGGTCACTTACATCGAAGGGGCGATGCGCGGGGCGGCAGATCTGGTCGATCGGATCGGCTGA
- a CDS encoding VOC family protein: MAATLPHGRSHDVDFMFTKLVVHDLERATEFYRDVFGLVEVHRLDAEITGRKVSEVVFMPTSEGGPMFVLVRFHDRAGPASDETILGFATQDLDALLERANALGGVTASQTAGVVSGMLSCWIRRGT, from the coding sequence ATGGCTGCAACCTTACCGCATGGCCGCAGCCATGACGTGGATTTCATGTTTACCAAACTGGTGGTGCATGATCTCGAGAGGGCGACGGAATTTTACCGCGATGTGTTCGGGCTGGTGGAGGTGCATCGTCTCGATGCCGAAATCACCGGGCGCAAAGTGAGTGAAGTGGTCTTTATGCCGACCTCGGAAGGCGGTCCGATGTTTGTTCTGGTACGGTTCCATGATCGGGCAGGCCCCGCCAGTGATGAAACCATACTGGGGTTCGCCACGCAGGACCTTGATGCGCTTCTCGAGCGGGCCAACGCGCTTGGTGGGGTTACAGCATCGCAGACGGCGGGGGTGGTTTCCGGCATGCTTTCCTGTTGGATCCGGAGGGGCACCTGA
- a CDS encoding winged helix-turn-helix domain-containing protein: MEASLPIKIKLQLMCGEEIAMGPGKADLLEAIRDTGSISRGGRAMGMSYRRAWLLVDTMNRCWREPLVETSPGSHHGGGARLTVAGVRVLALYRTLQDNVARTVQGVELAELQAAMRKAPKSSQKD, from the coding sequence ATGGAGGCATCCCTTCCGATCAAGATCAAATTGCAGCTCATGTGCGGTGAAGAGATCGCGATGGGGCCGGGCAAAGCGGATCTGCTCGAGGCGATCCGCGATACGGGGTCGATTTCCCGCGGTGGCAGGGCCATGGGCATGAGCTATCGGCGCGCGTGGTTGCTGGTCGATACGATGAACCGCTGCTGGCGCGAACCTCTGGTCGAAACATCGCCGGGCAGCCATCACGGCGGTGGCGCCCGGTTGACAGTGGCGGGCGTGCGCGTTCTGGCGCTTTACCGCACTTTACAGGATAACGTGGCCCGGACGGTGCAGGGCGTGGAACTGGCTGAACTGCAAGCCGCGATGCGGAAAGCGCCGAAGTCCAGCCAGAAAGATTGA
- a CDS encoding SDR family oxidoreductase, with the protein MTGRLAGKKALILGVNRDNLGLALAERFVAEGASVAIAGRNPDNTQAIGKELGVPAFVCDLADVSSIDRMVEGAADALGGIDIGINSTGWGLLKPFLETTAEDVALMSVLQFNGPYRFFQDLVRVMPDGGSLIQISSVTATIMMDNHAAYMGTKAGMEHVMRTIANEFGPQGIRANSLAPGGIADAPMSGGGMNSAAMRALYQREIPLGRPGVKKDVVDAAVWLAGDEAAFVTGQVIHVSGGQTLRRNPSIGEIYGAFGA; encoded by the coding sequence ATGACCGGTCGCCTTGCAGGCAAGAAGGCCCTTATTCTGGGCGTGAACCGCGATAATCTTGGCTTGGCACTGGCCGAACGGTTTGTTGCGGAAGGGGCCAGTGTGGCCATTGCCGGACGTAATCCGGACAATACGCAGGCGATTGGCAAGGAACTGGGCGTGCCCGCATTCGTGTGCGATCTGGCAGATGTGTCCTCGATTGACCGGATGGTGGAGGGGGCCGCCGATGCGCTCGGCGGGATCGATATCGGGATCAATTCGACAGGCTGGGGGCTGCTCAAGCCGTTCCTGGAAACCACTGCAGAAGATGTCGCGCTGATGTCGGTCCTGCAGTTCAACGGACCCTACCGCTTCTTTCAGGATCTCGTGCGGGTCATGCCGGATGGGGGAAGCCTGATCCAGATTTCGTCGGTGACCGCCACAATCATGATGGACAACCACGCCGCTTACATGGGCACCAAGGCCGGGATGGAACATGTGATGCGCACCATCGCCAACGAATTCGGGCCGCAGGGCATTCGGGCGAACTCGCTGGCCCCCGGGGGTATCGCGGATGCGCCGATGTCTGGTGGGGGGATGAACTCGGCCGCGATGCGCGCGCTTTATCAGCGCGAAATCCCTCTTGGCAGGCCGGGTGTGAAGAAGGATGTGGTCGATGCGGCGGTCTGGCTGGCCGGTGACGAAGCCGCATTCGTGACCGGGCAGGTCATTCACGTCAGTGGTGGGCAGACGCTGCGGCGCAACCCGTCGATTGGTGAAATATACGGCGCATTCGGCGCCTAG
- a CDS encoding cyclase family protein gives MRWKHRPEGSNWGDFGPDDQLGRMNLLTPERRLAGIREVQQGVAFTLSLPLDYPGPMVDMRKPPRLFVEQMEDGSPAYNQVSDHCSDVMCDDGVVLYTQFSTQWDSLAHMGQKFDADGDGVAEKVYYNGYRADEHMLGPDHPDGPYARALGIENMAAAGVQGRGVMLNFKAMFGTDYRRVGYDDLMRTIDAQKVDVQKGDFLLMHVGYDEAVLSMNRQPDRSILDILGAGLDGSDPRLLQWIDDSGIVAICSDNLAVEAYDWDNPPGADHAILPLHELCLFKLGIHLGELWLLHELADWLLAHNRSAFLLTAPPLRLPGSVGSPATPIATV, from the coding sequence ATGCGCTGGAAACATCGCCCCGAAGGTTCCAACTGGGGCGATTTCGGTCCGGACGACCAACTCGGCCGTATGAATCTCCTGACCCCTGAACGGCGGCTGGCGGGCATTCGCGAAGTGCAGCAAGGCGTGGCCTTCACACTGTCCCTGCCGCTCGATTATCCCGGCCCCATGGTGGATATGCGCAAGCCGCCGCGCCTCTTCGTCGAACAGATGGAAGATGGTTCGCCAGCCTACAATCAGGTGAGCGATCACTGCTCCGACGTCATGTGCGATGATGGCGTGGTACTTTACACGCAGTTTTCCACCCAGTGGGATTCGCTCGCTCACATGGGCCAGAAATTCGATGCCGATGGCGATGGTGTGGCCGAAAAAGTCTATTACAACGGTTACCGCGCGGACGAGCATATGCTCGGCCCCGATCATCCCGATGGCCCTTACGCCAGGGCTCTGGGAATTGAGAACATGGCGGCTGCGGGCGTTCAGGGCCGTGGTGTGATGCTCAATTTCAAGGCCATGTTTGGCACCGATTATCGCCGGGTCGGATATGATGATCTGATGCGCACAATCGATGCGCAAAAGGTGGATGTGCAAAAAGGCGATTTCCTGCTGATGCACGTCGGGTATGACGAAGCGGTGCTGTCGATGAACCGCCAGCCCGACCGCAGCATTCTCGACATTCTGGGCGCTGGGCTGGATGGAAGCGATCCGCGCCTGCTGCAATGGATCGATGACAGCGGCATTGTCGCCATCTGTTCGGACAATCTCGCGGTGGAAGCCTATGACTGGGACAATCCACCGGGCGCCGATCATGCCATCCTTCCGCTCCACGAACTCTGCCTGTTCAAACTCGGCATTCACCTTGGCGAACTGTGGCTGTTGCACGAACTGGCCGACTGGTTGCTGGCGCATAATCGCAGCGCTTTCCTGCTGACCGCGCCGCCGCTCCGGCTGCCCGGATCGGTCGGTTCGCCCGCCACCCCCATTGCCACGGTCTGA
- a CDS encoding putative bifunctional diguanylate cyclase/phosphodiesterase, producing MPGRTALLDRRTLSPIILGVAFFLLTAASTWLMSLSEGVPVVWPAPAILLAYLAARPKKMHRMAVISCGIGGMLGMILFGWSPQVSFLMTAINLIDEIGAFWLLGKLRRGRFDWFESLNGVLSFVLVAGIISPLALAVPAALLGGTPADANFGTVCVAWFFGDSLAALVLTPLVWLALSGQLALEVRSKSHLEMIGVVALLAVVAISATGVFLQPTTPLLLLPFFPILMSAFKAERLGAVLSLIILSHIGIAATYSGLGPIAAMTGSSSWGFRALQLYLATAMMSALPAAVSLQQRRLAAEELRLLVQRLSKSELKAHNLANTDALTGLANRRYFLAELERAVSERRAFTLTIMDLNSFKEINDYWGHVVGDQILKYAGERFRHAMGSSAVLARLGGDEFAAIVFQPSRSDADRLGHRIVAALEKPILIGRKSFRVSAACGLVYAGVGGTHSSARLVARADAAMYHAKRNPDQRFVLYSSSLGADEERKVKIHDALCQPVQRGGIYPVYQPIYNLDSGALVSLEALARWDLPGLGVVPPGEFIPIAERTRVIPALTWELLTQVMGDAVHWPDHVSLSFNACAAHIATPGFVGELLHILREGGLAPHRLKLEITETAQLADSDRAMENCGILQQRGVRIVLDDFGAGYASVSYLRSMRFDEIKLDSSLTLNARKEEGLLLAKGVIKLCEALQVPCTAEHLEGFDDVSRFAELGCRYGQGFCLQEPVAAEKVAMLEPVLASLHDTGRRVA from the coding sequence GTGCCCGGGAGGACGGCATTGCTAGATCGACGAACATTGTCGCCCATTATCCTGGGCGTTGCATTTTTCTTGCTTACTGCAGCCAGTACATGGCTGATGAGCTTGAGCGAAGGGGTGCCTGTCGTGTGGCCGGCACCAGCAATTCTGCTCGCCTATCTCGCTGCGCGGCCAAAGAAAATGCACCGGATGGCCGTGATAAGCTGTGGCATCGGCGGGATGCTCGGAATGATACTGTTCGGGTGGTCGCCGCAGGTCTCTTTCCTAATGACGGCAATCAACCTGATCGATGAAATTGGGGCGTTCTGGCTGTTGGGTAAACTGCGCAGAGGGCGATTCGACTGGTTCGAAAGTCTTAACGGCGTGCTTTCCTTCGTACTGGTCGCCGGGATCATCTCGCCGCTTGCGTTGGCTGTGCCTGCTGCTCTGCTTGGCGGGACGCCGGCGGACGCAAACTTTGGCACGGTGTGTGTCGCGTGGTTCTTCGGCGACAGCCTTGCGGCGCTCGTTCTGACGCCTCTGGTCTGGCTCGCGTTGAGCGGGCAACTGGCCCTGGAGGTCAGAAGCAAGTCCCATCTGGAAATGATCGGTGTGGTTGCCCTGTTGGCCGTGGTGGCGATATCCGCGACAGGGGTCTTCCTTCAGCCGACCACGCCGCTGCTGCTGTTGCCGTTCTTCCCGATTCTGATGTCTGCTTTCAAGGCAGAGCGGCTGGGTGCGGTGCTGTCATTGATCATCCTGTCCCATATCGGCATTGCGGCGACTTATTCTGGTCTGGGGCCGATCGCAGCGATGACCGGATCTTCGAGCTGGGGTTTCAGGGCGCTGCAATTGTACCTTGCCACCGCCATGATGTCTGCCTTGCCTGCAGCGGTGAGCTTGCAGCAGCGCAGGCTGGCGGCAGAAGAACTGCGGCTGCTGGTGCAACGCCTGAGCAAGAGCGAACTCAAGGCGCATAATCTGGCCAATACCGATGCACTGACCGGGTTGGCCAACAGGCGCTACTTCCTTGCCGAGCTTGAGCGGGCCGTTTCGGAACGGCGGGCGTTCACGCTGACGATAATGGATTTGAACAGCTTCAAAGAAATCAATGACTATTGGGGCCATGTCGTTGGCGACCAGATATTGAAATATGCAGGCGAACGGTTTCGTCACGCGATGGGTTCGTCTGCGGTACTCGCGCGGCTCGGGGGTGATGAATTCGCGGCGATTGTATTCCAGCCCTCGCGGTCCGATGCGGACAGGCTTGGGCATCGCATTGTCGCAGCGTTGGAAAAGCCAATCCTTATCGGGCGTAAGAGTTTTCGGGTATCGGCGGCCTGTGGGCTTGTTTATGCCGGTGTGGGTGGCACGCATTCATCCGCGCGCCTTGTCGCGCGGGCGGATGCCGCCATGTACCACGCGAAGCGTAACCCGGATCAACGCTTCGTGCTCTATTCCTCGAGCCTTGGGGCGGATGAGGAACGCAAGGTCAAAATCCATGATGCGCTCTGCCAGCCGGTACAGCGGGGGGGCATCTATCCGGTGTACCAGCCAATCTATAACCTTGATTCTGGCGCATTGGTTTCATTGGAAGCACTGGCGCGCTGGGATTTGCCTGGGTTGGGCGTAGTCCCTCCCGGTGAGTTCATTCCGATCGCGGAACGAACCCGGGTCATTCCGGCCCTGACATGGGAACTTCTCACGCAGGTCATGGGGGATGCCGTGCATTGGCCGGATCATGTGTCGCTATCGTTCAACGCGTGTGCGGCGCATATCGCCACGCCGGGTTTTGTAGGTGAACTCCTGCATATTCTGCGCGAGGGCGGGTTGGCACCGCATCGCCTGAAACTGGAAATTACCGAGACGGCGCAATTGGCCGACAGCGACCGTGCGATGGAAAACTGCGGCATCTTGCAGCAGCGTGGCGTTCGGATCGTTCTTGATGATTTTGGCGCGGGCTATGCATCGGTTTCCTACCTGCGATCGATGCGCTTTGATGAAATCAAGCTTGACAGTTCCCTGACGCTCAACGCCCGGAAGGAAGAAGGCCTTCTCCTTGCAAAAGGCGTAATCAAACTGTGCGAGGCGTTACAGGTGCCATGCACGGCTGAGCATCTTGAAGGGTTTGACGATGTCAGCCGGTTCGCCGAACTGGGTTGCCGTTACGGCCAGGGCTTTTGCCTCCAGGAGCCTGTGGCGGCGGAGAAGGTCGCTATGCTCGAGCCGGTATTGGCGTCGCTGCATGATACCGGACGGCGGGTTGCCTGA
- a CDS encoding VOC family protein, producing MSQLKYGQIIQLGYIVADLDAGIDHWMNTMGIGPWTVFRNVTMEGIYQGQATTVKMDVAMGYQNDMQVELIQQTSDTPSPYRTADGKPLLGLHHIAWLTDNLDAVVTQAEADGCTTIFRAQNPGTRVAYLTLPDEAETRVEFIESPATAELIKSGIAASRDWDGTNPIHEIDFAA from the coding sequence ATGTCGCAATTGAAGTACGGCCAGATCATACAGCTTGGCTATATCGTCGCAGATCTCGATGCCGGGATCGATCACTGGATGAACACCATGGGGATCGGGCCGTGGACGGTGTTCCGCAATGTCACCATGGAAGGCATCTATCAGGGTCAAGCGACAACGGTCAAAATGGATGTCGCCATGGGATATCAGAACGACATGCAGGTCGAACTGATCCAGCAAACCAGCGACACCCCTTCGCCCTATCGCACTGCGGACGGAAAGCCCCTGCTCGGCCTGCATCATATCGCCTGGTTGACCGACAATCTCGATGCCGTGGTCACGCAGGCTGAAGCCGATGGCTGCACTACGATTTTCCGCGCGCAGAACCCCGGCACGCGCGTCGCCTATCTGACGCTGCCTGATGAAGCGGAAACCCGCGTGGAGTTCATCGAAAGTCCGGCCACGGCAGAATTGATCAAATCGGGCATAGCGGCCAGCCGCGACTGGGATGGCACAAATCCGATCCACGAAATCGATTTCGCAGCATAG